In the Stigmatella erecta genome, CGGCGGCGGCGACGCCTCCGGTGGGCGCGGCTCCGGAAGGAACCCCGCCCAGCGTGGAGCAGCCGCGCGAGGCGCCTGCCCCGGCCCCGGCCGAGGCGGCCCCGGCGCAGCCTGCGCCGCAGCAGTAAGAAGCATGTTGTGAGCGCAGCCGTTGAAAACGGTTGCGCGAAGCACGGCGGTTCGATACATGGGCCGCGTTGGTTCGCCCAGGTGGTGGAACTGGTAGACACACCATCTTGAGGGGGTGGCGCCGAAAGGTGTGCGGGTTCGAATCCCGCCCTGGGCACTCCGAAGAAGCCTCCGAGTCGAAAGACTCGGGGGCTTTTTTAGTTTCTGGGCGTCGCCTCCTGGCGATGTGCCCCGTGGGTGCATGTCGAGGGCCTTCACCTCGTCCTTCTTTACGTTCGGACTCAGGTGGGCGTAGCGCATCGTCATCTCGATCGTGGCGTGCCCCATGAGCTCCTGGACGGCTTTCAGCGGTACCCCGCTCATGACGAGGTATGCGGATAGGGCCCGGAGCGTCATCGTCACGGGTGTGACGTTCCCGTAGACTGGAGCCCTCCACGATCTGTGGAGGGCGTCTCATGGCATCTCGTATGACCGCTGCGGTCGTGCTGTTGGCGCTGCTCAATGCGTGTGCCTCCCAGCGTGTCGTGCGCCTCGACACGGGCCAGGAGGAGCCTCTAGAGCACCGGCCTCCTTTGAACAAGTTCGTGAAGGTGGATGAGGAAGCGTTCGAGGAAGCGCTGACGCAACTGGTGCTGGAGGTTCCCCTCACTCTTCGACCACCCCAGCGAGGCTGGTTCGTGCGCGCCTCCTACCCCGGCAAGGCCCCGGACACCCGTTGGCAGAGCCTCATGAGCAAGAGCTTCGGCGGCATCTGCGAGCCAGGCCAGCGCAGGGCAAACTGCCTTTCTCTGCTTGATGACGTGATGGGCCTGAGTGCGTGGGACAAGCTGGGGGTGGCCTTGGGCTTGTCGATCGATCCCCTTAAAGAGAGCATCTCCAAGGCTGTGGAGAAGACGCTGGCCCCCCAGCTCTTCTACACGGTGATCGCCACGGGACTCATCTCCTGGGCCGTCTTGGCGGCCAACCCCGAGCCCGTGTTCACCAAGGCGGCGGCGATCGTTTCAGCGGCACTGTTGATCTACCTAGGAGTGGAGACGTTCCTGGAGTTGGTGGATGCGAGCCGGGAATTGAAGTGGGTCACTGACCGGTCCACGACCTGGGAGGAGTTGGAGCGCGCCAGCGAGCGCTTCGCGAACCGGGCCGGGCCGGAGGTGGCCCGCGTCTTCGTCCTCGCGGTGACGGTGGTGGTGAGCCACGGTATGACCGGGGGCTCGGCATGGCTGGCCTCAAGGCTGGCGATGCTGCCCAGCTTCTCGGAGGCGGCGGCACTGGGGGCCTCGCAACTGCGCCTCACACTTTCGGAGATAGGACAGGTGAGCGCGGTGGCAGTTTCCGCCGAGGGCACCATCACCATGACCCTGGCTCCCACGGTGGTGGCCATGACAGGCCAGGGGCCCGGTGGTGGCTCGAAGCTAGAGAACCAGAAGCCACAGACACAAGAGCAATACAAGACGCCCACGTCTGGTGTCAGCGGGAAAGAGGGCGCCAAGGATGTGCCAAGCTGGGCGAAAGGTGAACGGCCCAAGGTCAATGAGAGTGGCAAGGACTTCGCCAAGAGGTTGTTGGACAAGAAGTATGGGGAAGGGAACTACGACAAGGGGCCTGGGAGTGAATTCAACAAGATACAGAAATGGGGAGACCGCGCATTCGAGAACCCATGAGGACGTCCCATGACACACGTGTATGTCCTTCAACATGTGCATGCAGCTCCAAGCGGAGAGGAGGATGTCAAGCTCATTGGCGTGTACTTGACCGAGGTAGATGCACAGGCGGCTGTTTCCCGCCTGAGCCAACAGCCAGGCTTCAGAGATCACCCGGAGGGGTTTCACATCTCTCGGTATGAGCTCAACAAGGACCACTGGACCGAGGGGTTCATTGGATGGGACGAAGCCCTTGATGAATCATGAATCCATGGGAATCGAAGCTCTTGCCCGAGAGATCGCATTCAGGTCTTCCAGATGAATTGAGCCTGCCCCGGTTTTGTGGCTCTCCCGTACTTCGTGTGGATTACGCAGCGAGAAGGACACGACGCCGCAGCAAATCGAAGCTGGCGCGTCCATACATCTGACGCTTGAGGA is a window encoding:
- a CDS encoding DUF7336 domain-containing protein; its protein translation is MTHVYVLQHVHAAPSGEEDVKLIGVYLTEVDAQAAVSRLSQQPGFRDHPEGFHISRYELNKDHWTEGFIGWDEALDES